The genomic interval CCACATCCTGCGGTAGTGGAATTCCGTGTTGTTGAGATTCACGGTAGTGTCGCCATTCTCGTTCTCCCGGCAGCAGGATTTGTTCAACACCGTCGGCAGTCGGCGCTTGATGCAATTCGTCGATCAGTGCTCGCAGGCGCTGGTCGAACTGTTCTCGCGGTGAGATCGCTTCGACGCTGATGGCGATGAAGGAGGCGTTATGGCACGAGGGCTTCGACGGTTCGTCGAACAGCCAGCTTCCCACCTGCCAGGTCATATTTCCTCCTGGCAAAATTGCGGACAGAATTTCGCACCACAGTCCAAAACCATAGCCCTTGTGTCCCGCCATGGGAGCCAGAGCGGCATTGAATGGATAGAGACTTCCGTCGGTAGTGGGGCGGCCTTCGGAATCGATCAGCCAGGTCGGCGGGATGGGTTCCCCGCGCTGCCACGCGGCGTAGACTTTTCCTCCCGCAACAGCAGCGGTGGCGATATCAAGAATGATCGGGTCAGCGCCAGTCACCGGAACTCCATAGGCCAGCGGATTGCTTCCCAGCACTGGCCCGCGCGAACCGGGAGCCGCGACGCTGGGGATGTCGTTGCCGGTCACCATGCTGATGAAACCTTCGCGGGCCGCCAGCGTGGCATAGTATCCGGCGGCTCCGATGTGCCCCGTGTTTCTCAGCCCGACCCAGGCGATTCCGACGTCTCGTGCCTTGCGGATGGCGGTTTTCATGGCATAGACACTGCCGACCTGACCGAGCACGGTGGCTCC from Planctomycetaceae bacterium carries:
- a CDS encoding Ldh family oxidoreductase yields the protein GATVLGQVGSVYAMKTAIRKARDVGIAWVGLRNTGHIGAAGYYATLAAREGFISMVTGNDIPSVAAPGSRGPVLGSNPLAYGVPVTGADPIILDIATAAVAGGKVYAAWQRGEPIPPTWLIDSEGRPTTDGSLYPFNAALAPMAGHKGYGFGLWCEILSAILPGGNMTWQVGSWLFDEPSKPSCHNASFIAISVEAISPREQFDQRLRALIDELHQAPTADGVEQILLPGEREWRHYRESQQHGIPLPQDVADKVLEAAERACVEAPRHK